taaatagtaaacttattttaaattatttttggtcacaaacaatttttttttagtttttacaattttcttttttcttctggcttccgcggctagTGATGCGCCAATGagtttttacatttatttatgaaaagaaAATATGGATTCTTATATCAAAAGAATTAGTTATAATTCTGGAATGACACttattagacaattttcaaCAAGTGTCGAAGTGAAGTGACCAAGATTCATTCTGGATTTATAATTGCTTGGATCTTTGATTTTTCAAATGGATTCATTATggtaatattcttttttatctGTAGTGAGGATTTTTTAACACAAATTAATCACATCCTTTTGTATTATAGATAAGTAtattctaatattattattcgaGTTtcctgtttaattttaaatcctattctgttttgtgatattatattttcctttcttttgcTAAATGATATTAAACTATAGCAGATACCTATTTACAACatcctatttattatattcatttttatttttttagactctcatatttattttttattccatttACCTGATCctatttttctataaatttcCTTTCCCGAATGTTATTTACTTCCTTTTAGTTTCCCAATCTTTTAAAACTTGACATTGGCACAAAGCAACACTAGtgccattacaaaaaaaaaaaatattattattttgtattttttttaaaacaattgaGTGTACCTTATTCATGGtcaatacaaggtgttagtaacatcgtaacaaatactgaaggggatgattcagaccatgtttctgagttgataccaagtggaattttctgtcgcaaaatatggaactaaaattttcatgaattttctgtatGTATAACCTTGTttcatttaacataatattatcagAAAAAAATGGATCTATTAAAGTTTtttatactatttattattatttgcaacaatcatttatcaattgttgaaTAACGAAATGGGTCGTAATTATAGTaatctttttttaattgaatcTATTGTCGGAAATCTTTCAGGAATTCATGCTCTGCCGCTTCGAGGAGCAGGACCCTCGCAAGTGCCTCAACGAGGGCAAGGTGGTTACGGCATGCACAATGGAGTTCTTCCAGAAAGTCAAGAGGGCCTGCCTCGACGAGTTCAACCAGTATGCCAACTGCGTAGATAAGAGCTCCGGAGACTATAGTTTTAAATTGTAAGTTGTAAGATTAACCAAATCAGTTGTCTTAAAAGATggcttcttcttttttttgacgttacttagtGTAGATTTAGAAATTTGTTTTGttagaatttttttttctctctctaaCTTGCGAGCGGTCTAAGCCTCTATCGTCGGTTAGAAAATATCCTATTTTGTTTAAAACGTCAAGGATATATCCATTGGTCAGAGTTTATCTATTAAAATGATTGAATGTTTCCAGCTGCCGCAAAACCCAGGGCACCTACGACAAATGCATGCTAGAGAAGTTGAACCTGGAGAGGCCTGGCTTCGGATACTTCACTGAGGCTCGCGTGCACAGCACTAACAGGTAAcataaaatagcctatatacgtcccactgctgggcacaagcctccccttaaCCGGAGAAGGTATGggccatactccaccacactgctccactgcgggttggtggaagtgtttttccagctctccgaagcacggaatcattttactttttcgtacaagccggtgattcaagcctgcaatgtcctgaccaaacagaggacacatacacacaccaaCAACTCACACACatctcatacacacacacacacaacccacacacactcacgcgcgcgcacacacccacaaacacacacacagacgcgcgcgCACgcccattatattgtattatagaatttgcttcggaaggctcgttaaggcgttggtcccagttgatgaggttggtactccacctcacaacccacacaatagtagaaaaaaatagaaaaactcTTGTATTTCAGACCCAAGCCCCTGGAAGAACCAAAGGCGGTCTACCCGGATGCGACCCCGGCCATCCCAGAAGACGCCGAGAAGAAACCGCCGAGGTTCGGGTCTCGCTTCTACTGGATAACGGAGTAACGCGCGCGTCCGCGTTTGCGTTACAATTTCCATCGGGACTCGGTACTGATTTCGAGTGATTCATTCGACAAGTTCCGTTTTTTAtgctttttactttatttaaaaagtgtTTACTGTTTTCTATTGAAGTTTGGATTAAAACCCGGCCCTATTGTAGGAATTTCGCAATTTACGCATAAACCAGGCAaatagtatttttatgttgAAATTACTTGAATCGTGTTATAAAAGAATGACTTAAAACTACTGTTAGTATAAGCGCAACTTGTCTAATGTTTTACTTCGTatcaacataatatttaaagaTTTGTAGattaataaattgttaaatttattttcggaTTCTCATTTTATCGTCCCTCTTTCCatggtataaaataataaaaccatgactctttctcgccgcgacagagatcatctgtctctttctgtgcagtactgtgagagagactcaattgtatatcaatattttatgtttattttttattttttttttaaaagaacgtctagggccctgtgccgaggtttttcttgcagcttcttttccccggctatacaggttgtgagaagctgcagtagttttaggcggatgagacgttcgttatgtaaaaattgacgattcaaagtgtaactatgttacctactgaataaagatatttttgaat
The Pectinophora gossypiella chromosome 26, ilPecGoss1.1, whole genome shotgun sequence DNA segment above includes these coding regions:
- the LOC126378531 gene encoding NADH dehydrogenase [ubiquinone] 1 alpha subcomplex subunit 8, encoding MVLTADIHLPEESELTVPEINLSTATLRAGSFHLGKYCEHANNEFMLCRFEEQDPRKCLNEGKVVTACTMEFFQKVKRACLDEFNQYANCVDKSSGDYSFKFCRKTQGTYDKCMLEKLNLERPGFGYFTEARVHSTNRPKPLEEPKAVYPDATPAIPEDAEKKPPRFGSRFYWITE